The genomic DNA GGTTAGCAGACAAGGCGAACGAAGGAGTAGCGATGGCCAAGGAAAAATTTGATCGTTCAAAGCCCCACGTTAACGTGGGAACGATCGGTCACGTGGACCACGGAAAGACGACGTTGACGGCTGCGAT from Acidobacteriota bacterium includes the following:
- a CDS encoding GTP-binding protein, translated to MAKEKFDRSKPHVNVGTIGHVDHGKTTLTAA